A segment of the Ammospiza caudacuta isolate bAmmCau1 chromosome 2, bAmmCau1.pri, whole genome shotgun sequence genome:
TGGTGGAAAACAGCAGAGGGGGGTTTGTGCAGCTTGGCAGGGTCTTCcctgaaaaattatttgagaCTCCAGTTCACAGGGCTCAGATCCCTGCACAGAGAAATCCCAGCTGCTGGACACCTCTCCAGAGGCTGATGTCTGTGGGACAGAGACTCTGGGgctcagggaagggcaggatgATTGGGCACACCAGGAGTGAGACAAAAAGGTGTCtgtgacagaggggacacaattcctcactgccacctgccTTTGATGGGATGCTCCGCCATCCCTCCAGCTGTGGATCAACGAATCCCTGGGGATTCATTTATTCATTATTATCCATTCAAGAGGCTTTTACCAGCCTGGAAACCGTCTGCACTGACATCTAGTGGTAATCCAGGCTTTTCCCTGGCCCAGAGCAGTGGGATCCTCTGCTTTactgctcctgctgtgggcaTTTTCACAGCATCACTTAGGCTGGAAAAGGTCCTTAAGATCATCAGGTCCAACTGCAAGCTGTAATGATATCTAtgacaaaatgcagtttaaatCTCTGCTTCCTAGAGACCAGGCATCAAATCTGCtcatttttgttgttatttttgtaaTCCCTTACAATCCCTAAACCGTTAAAAAACCGATGTGTTGTGACAGGACGCAGGGAATGGctccccactgccagagggcatggctaggtgggattttgggaaggaattgttttcccaagaaaacagagcagctgtggctgtccctggatccctggcagtgcccaaggctaGGCTGtacagggcttggagcaatggaaggtgtccctgccatggcagtggTGGATCAGGATCAGCTTTAAGGTCACTTCCCATCCAAGCCATGCTGTGATTCCTGGATAACAGCAGAGCACCCTCCGACAGCAACGCCTGGGCAAAGCAGGTCTCCAGGTATGATCTCGGGGTGAATTATCATTTATGGGTTTTATttcacacactgctggctctcGCGTCGGTTTCCACGGGGTTTAGAACCTGTTTAACGCCGCTCTGGGCCGTACCCACGGCTCAGCCCTCGCCAACATGGCGGCGTGGCAAAGACTACATCTCCCATGGTGCCCCGCTCAAGCCCGCCGTGCAGCGGCCAGCCAATGGGGCGCGGCGGAAGGCGGATATAGCACCGCCCTCGAGACCCGTTCCCTCCTTTCCGCCGAGCCCGGCTCATCATGGCGGTGCAGATCTCCAAGAAGCGCAAGGTGAGCGCGGCCGCACGGCTCCTCCGCGGCCGCGGGGCGCTGCCGCCCTGCCCGCGGCGGCCCCAGCAgccggcggggcgggagcgcggcgggcggcggcggcggacgGGGGAGGATGGCGGCGGATGCGgcgcggggcccggcggggaACATGGCGGCGGGATGGAGCGGGCGCTTCCCCATGGCCGCGCGCGGAGGTGCGGAGCGGCGCCGGGAGCCGGGAATTGCGGGGTTTTCGCTTTGCTTTCCAGCGGGAAGGGTTTGCGGCTGGCGGCTGCCCCGGGAGGGCACCGGGCGCTGCCTGTCCTGGGGAGCGAGGGAGGTTTGGGCTGCCAGGAGTCCCGGCAGCAGCTTcccatggggctgggaaagggatgCGCCACCCCGGTAATTAATTCCCTTCAATTGCTCCCGAATTCCAGCGTGAGCAGTGGCTGTGGGTCGGGCAGTGCTGGGTGTAGGCTCCTGCTAGGAGCGGATTATTCCTGAGAAatgcagggaaggaagggggttccatttttcctctctgctgcacCCTGAGTGGGGCAGAGCACGGTGCTGGTAAAGTCGCGGTTGTGGGTTCCGTTCCTGGGCTGTTGGTGTAAAAGTTGGACTTGGTGTTCCTTGTGGGTGTCTTGCAACTGAGAGTATTCTGTGATTTCTCTCAGGGGAAGGGAAATTTGTCAGGAGAGACACTCCGAATTTGGGTAAATTGCACTCAAGTTCAGGATGTGACAAGACCTTGACTTGATCCGTTTGTGTTTTAGTTTGTCGCTGATGGCATCTTCAAAGCGGAGCTGAACGAGTTCCTGACTCGGGAGCTGGCTGAGGATGGATACTCCGGAGTGGAGGTCCGGGTCACTCCCACCAGGACTGAGATTATCATCCTTGCCACCAGGTAACTCTCAAGCTCTCCGGGATGGCTCCAGTCTCACTCCTGGGGGCACTTTTTTCACTTGTCCTGTGCTTGTTTTACCTCAGAACTCAGAATGTCCTGGGAGAGAAGGGACGCCGCATCCGGGAGCTGACGGCTGTGGTGCAGAAGAGGTTTGGATTCCCCGAGGGAAGCGTGGAGGTAAAACTGCCTCAGGAACTGGATGGTGCAGAGGGGTTTGTGGTGGTAGCATGGTGGCAGCTGAAAGGTGGTTTCAGGATGACTTGGGCCTTCTGTTACTTGGCCTCAAAAATGCTCCTGcactgaaatgcaaaataaattacaaagaaactgctctgctgcaaaaGGATCTTTGAGAAACAGAATGTAAAGTgacaaaccttttttttttgatcctTAATGTTAGAGGTGTTTTCCCAGGGGAAGGTTGGACTAGGGTCCTTTAAAGGGTCCATGTAACCCAAaggattctgtggttctgttcCATGAAATCTTGCTCTGAAACAAATCAAGGAGGGACGGGGAATGTGTGCTGAGGTGATGCTCGTTTATTCCAGcttggctggtgctgctggatcATGTTAGACAGGGAAGGGATTGTAGGATAAAGCTGCTGCCTGTATATGTGGAAGGATTAATGGGACTGAATGTAAGGAGTAGAGTAGAATGAAACTCCTGTGTTCTGCTAAAGCAAAAGTTAaatttactgtgagggtggtgaggaaCTGCTGCAGGgtgcccacagaagctgtggctgcccctggatccctgcaatCGTTCAATGCCAGGTTGGAGCAACCCGGTCTAGTGCAAAgatccctgcccaaggcaggggtGGAGTGGATGAGCCTCCCAAGGcccagcaggctgtggctgtgtggcTGGCTTGGCAGGGCCCTGTTGTGAgtgtgctctgtccctgcagctctaCGCCGAGAAGGTGGCCACGAGGGGTCTGTGCGCCATCGCCCAGGCCGAGTCCCTGCGCTACAAactgctgggagggctggctgTGCGCAGGTGAGTACAGCAGCCTGCCCTGGGGGAGTGGGGCACTCCAGTGCTGTTCCCAAAaacagctctctgcagctggaggatTCAACCTGGTAATGCTGCACTGAAACTTCGGTCCACAGTTACTTCTGTCTGGTTGGAGGTTGTCTGTGGGGCATAAAGCTGCACGTGTTCTTTGGGAGTAAATGGGTGGAGGAGTGAGGCAAGCAGCATTTCAGGCcttgtggctgtgctgtggctcaGGAGGCAGTGGCCCTGCTCTCATCCCCTCGGTGATGAGACGATGACGAGTCAGAAGCGGGTGGCTCTGGTGGCGGTGCCCTCGCGGTGTCACGTTCTGTGGCGCTGCCTGAggccctccagcagcagcctcctgtcACCAGTGACTGATCTAGAGGCATTTGTCTGAGAAGGGATGGGAGCTGCACTGCCAGCGCACGGAACTGAGGTTGGGATTGTGGTGGGAGCCCTGTGGGTCTGGCAGAGCGGGCTCACGGCTTGGCTGTCCTCTCCCCGCAGAGCCTGCTACGGTGTCCTGCGCTTCATCATGGAGAGCGGGGCCAAGGGCTGTGAGGTCGTTGTGTCCGGCAAGCTGAGAGGTCAGAGGGCCAAATCCATGAAGTTTGTGGATGGCTTGATGATCCACAGTGGGGACCCCGTGAATTACTACGTGGACACAGCCGTGCGTCACGTCCTACTCCGGCAGGGTGAGTGCCTGATCCCTTGGCAGCCTTGTTGGGTTCCTTCTCTAGAGCTGCAGAGACAAAACATCTCAGCTCCTGGCATCCCGTTCCTGCAGGCTGGAGATTTCCCACTGACACCCTTGGGTTGAAACTCACGTGGTTTTAATGCACTTCTCATGTCACAGTGTTGAGTTGTGCTGCTGTGGATGCTTCAGACTCTGAAAATCCAGTTTTCTTGGGCTTTTGCAACTGAGCTTTCACTGTGGGATTTGAACATTCCATCTGAAGTAGAAGTCATTTGTGAATGGGAAGCCGAGGGGCCTTCAGCAGCCACTGTGGTCACACCATGTATCCACTTCTCTGCTGATGGTTGAATGTTTCCAGTTAGAAATGTGGCTGTTgattctgcagctgctctcactGTGTCCTGGGGCCTCTGGGGCTGGTGATAACTTCCAGATGaggttcctgttgccttggTTTAAGAGCCCTTGGCAGTTGGGATTCTGGTTTTCCTGGCTCCTCAGGATGGGCAGAGAGAAcaggggtgctgcaggtgtcAGACAGCTTTCCCAGCTAAACCTGCTTCCACTTGTTCTCCCTCCTGGTAAAAAACAAATGATTTGTGTGTGTCTTAACTGGCTTTGTGTTAATGAGTTGCAG
Coding sequences within it:
- the RPS3 gene encoding small ribosomal subunit protein uS3: MAVQISKKRKFVADGIFKAELNEFLTRELAEDGYSGVEVRVTPTRTEIIILATRTQNVLGEKGRRIRELTAVVQKRFGFPEGSVELYAEKVATRGLCAIAQAESLRYKLLGGLAVRRACYGVLRFIMESGAKGCEVVVSGKLRGQRAKSMKFVDGLMIHSGDPVNYYVDTAVRHVLLRQGVLGIKVKIMLPWDPSGKIGPKKPLPDHVSIVEPKEEILPTTPISEQKGGKPEQPAMPQPVPTA